The genomic region CAACCCTGTTGGCTCGCCGGTCCGCAAGGCTGGAGAAGCGTTCGAGGTCATGTTCGATCGACGTAAGTTATGCCGGAGTGGCTGTGGCTGACGTTAGTGTGGAAGAAGACGGAGAGAACGCTGAACGCTTCCAGCGGTATCGACTCGGGACCTGCCtcaccgaggccgccaCCTGCAGGGGTGCCCCAGCTCatgccgccaccgccggTACCGGTAGCCAACGGCCCGAAGATCAAGTTGAAACAAGCAAAGACGGTAACGATTGTCACTGGCCCCGCACAGATGGCGCCGCCTCCCGTCCCGAAGAAGGcagcacctccacctccgaaggagaaggagaagccggcgaagaagaagaaggtgtCCATGgttgacgacctcctcggcgccgagctcgacttgCTGGAGGGCACTGCACCTGGGCCGTCAAAGGCCCCCAAACAGCCCAAACAGCCCAAGTCGCGCCagcgctcctcgccagacgacgagttggaggaCTTGCTTGGTAActctcctccgcccacGAAGAAGATAAAGTTGAGCGCCAAGCCGAAGGCGCCATCGTCTGGCGGCTCATCGTCCGGTCCTGCCTCAATGGCTGGCAGTCCTGCGTTCGTGCCTCGCGACAAGAGTCCTGCGTTCGTGCCCCGCGGCCAGAGCCCTTCGTTTGTCCCCCGTGACAAGGGTGACAAGACAAAGCCAGGCTCGAGCGGCCTCAAGGCCACTGTCGCCATCGCCAGTTCGTCGAAGCTGTCTGTTGAGAGCGCGAGGCACAAGGTTGCAGAGAGCAAAAGGAAGGAGCGGGAACGTAGCGCCGAGTGGGACGGGAAGCGGGCTGGCGAGCCCTCCAAGCCGCGCATCGACGCCTATAAGCCGCGCAGCTCGGATGGCAAGCGGGGCGAAAGTTCCAGGGCGCCGAATCCCACTGCAGAGTTCCGCGAGGCACTCAAGAAgcccgagaagaaggccaaaGAGAAGCCACGGGAACGGACGCTTTCGCCTGCCCGCCCCCCCGGCGTGCCCGtcttctctcctcctccgccaaTCGACTCGTTAATGTCAGGGCCCGTGCCCGCGCAACCAGTTGTGGCGCGTACCACTGCTGCACCGGCGCCGACCCGCGTGTCTCCTGTCCCTCCCGCGCCTGTCGCAAGTATGGCGTACCTGCCGCTACCGGTACGGTGGCCTAAGCCTCCCGCGGACCTGGCCCCGACGGTGGGGAACACTATGCCGTTCAGGCAgaagcgcgccaaggccatGGTACAGGCGCTCATCAAGGACCCTGCGGCTTTATACGTGAGCTCTTTTCTGGATTGCctcagctgacagcagttcCTTAGACCCGTCGACCCTGTGCTCGACGGCTGCCCAACCTACTACGAGGAGATCAAGCATCCTTCGGACTACCAGTCGATCATGAAGAAGATCGATGGGAAGAGGTACCGCACGATGGGAGATATGGCCAAGGAGATCGAGTTGATCTTCGCGAAGTACGTCGTCTTACCCCTTCCATATACCTTTCGCTAACGTCAGTTGCCGACAGTTCAATCCCCCTGGCCCGATCACGGACATGGCAGCGAAGAACGAGGAGCTGTTCTGGAAAGAGTGGGCGCGCGCAGTCAACCCCCGCATGACGCCGGATGAACGCAAGCTGATGCTTACGGCACTCAACCGTGCATTCAAGGAGCAAGTGTCGTTCATCTTCCGAGAGCCCGTCGACCctgtcaagctcggcatTCCGCAGTACTTTGAGATAATTccgcaggaggaggcgcgagATCTCAGCTTAATCCGCGCGAatctcgagcgcggcaagtACCAGCAGGCGCGGCAGGTCGACGATGATTTTGAGCTCATGCTCGAGAACGCACGTGTGTTCAACGGCGAGGGCCCAATTACGGACTTAGCGAACCAGTTTGGACAGTGGTGGAAGGCACAGCGGGGGAAGATGGAGGCGTAGGCGCGAGCCCGCACCGAGCGAGGGCAGATTCCGTGTTCTTCACGAACCAAGCGAGAACGAGCAAGTCAAGTATGAGCCAAGTCATCTGTGATGAGGGTGGGGAGGCAGATGCCCAGGAGTCACTGGAGAGGCGGACGATGCTGGCGTGGGGGACCTTGGGAGGCCGCAGCATTACGAATAATTCTAAAAGAGCAGACCCGACGATGGTGTATGTACTACCCGCGCACTGATATCATGCATTGGGATGTAGCAACAAGAATAGGATTGGAAGAGAGAATGAGCAGAGTGGTAGCGGCggacgacctccacctggGAGTTAACCCGAAAATGTTGCCGAATATTCCACGCGACTCACCTCGACTTTGGCCACCAACCTTGCATCAACAAGGCCCACTCCATCACTTCGTCATCCACGCAACGGAAACCCAAGGACCCCCCAATGACCGATACTGCGCAGCCAGAAGCCGGCCCATCCAGCCTGGGTgctctcccacccctctCGGACCTGGTCAAGCGTGGTGCCAAGCGCACTCGTCTAGTCTACGGGCCGTacaacctcgacgacggcctcgagcgcgcagcGAAAGCCAAGCTCGCGACCAAGCTCGCAACAGAGTACCGGGACGTTCAGACACTTCCTGCAGTTCTGGCGGGTGCGGGCGCGGGGCCGAAGCAGCCCGCGCAACCCGCTAATCCTGCCACTGCCGGGCCCGGCGTCAAGCTTATTGCGGGCCCAGAAGCACCAGAAGCATCGTCCGTGGATGCTGGTGCGGGTGCTGCCGGTGGCCAGGGGGCACCTCGGTCCCTCGTCAAGTTCCGGCACCAGCAGGGCTTCGGTGCCGAGGGAGGCGCTGCGTCGTCCCGCCTCTCGCAGGCTCTCATgcgcaagaaggaggcgcgTGAGGTCAAGCCCGTGTACCATCCGCAGTGGAAGTTGTCAAAGGTCATCTCGGGACATATGGGATGGGTGCGGGCGGTGGCAGTCGATCCCGGGAACAAGTGGTTTGCGACGGGTGCCGGCGATCGTGTTATCAAGGTAGGCCAAGGCAAGTCTAAAGGTGCTGATGCCAGATCTGGGACCTGGCCAgcggcgagctcaagctctcGCTCACAGGCCATATCTCGACGAtccgcggcctcgccgTGTCTGACCGGCACCCGTACCTGTTCTCAtgcggcgaggacaagatgGTCAAGTGCTGGGATCTCGAGACGAACAAGGTCATCCGGCACTACCACGGCCACTTTTCCGGCGTGTACACCCTCGACGTGCACCCGACGCTGGACATTCTCGCGACGGGTGGTCGTGACGCAAGTGTTCGCGTGTGGGACATGCGTTCGCGTGCAAACATCTTCACGCTCACGGGGCACAAGTCCACAGTCGCAAGCTTAAAGTGTCAGGCGAGTGACCCGCAGATCATCTCGGGATCGATGGACAGCACTGTGCGGCTGTGGGACCTGGCCGCGGGGAAGAGCATGACGACGCTCACGCACCACAAGAAGGCTGTGCGCGCCGTCACCCTCCACCCGTCTGAGTACTCGTTCGCAACCGGTTCGAGTGGGAGCAGCAAGTACGTCTATAGCTTGTCTCATCTAACGCCAGCATCAAAAAGTGGAAGTGTCCCGAGGGCTCGTTTGTGCACAACTTTACTGGACACGACGCGATCATCAACACGCTCGCTGtcaacgacgagggcgtgcTCTTCTCGGGCGGCGATAACGGAACGCTCACAATGTGGGACTATGCGACGGGCCTTCCATTCCAGCACCTCCAGGACATTCCGCAGCCGGGTTCGCTggatgccgaggcggtGAGTCGCGCGCAACGGGGCTAGAGCAGCTGGGAAGTGTTGGgcgagctgacaccagggcGTCTTCTGCTCGGCATTCGACCAGACGGGCACGCGTCTGATCACGGGTGGCGCGGACAAGACCATCAAGATTTACAGCGAGCTGGCGTGAGAGAGAGGCGGAAAAATGCCGTGGTTGTGGATGGAAAGGGCGTTAACGAGACCTGTGTCGCCCACGAGTGTAGACGTGCTGCAATAGATGTACAACAGTATGCTGTGCTGTGGAAGCAAGGACGGAACAAACAGACGCCTGACGTAAAGCAAGATGCCGTGGGGAGCCGAGTGGCGGACATCTGGAGCGGGTGTCACTGATCGGATGTAAGTCGGAACACTGACGACCTGCGTATCCGTCTCGGTGCCTCATCACCGAAGAGCTCGGTACAAAGACTTGCCTCTGGCCTGCTGACCCAACAGCCTAACATACAGTTCAACTTGCGTGAGGAAAAGTCACCGCCAGGGAGGGAGCCCGGCAGCGGCCCGGCATTACCGCCGTCCCGGACCCCGGCCCGGATCCCCGTAATGGAGCAATGGAGCGCATATAGATAGCCCTCCCATGACAAGACTTTACAACCTCTGTATCTCCTTCCACTCGCATCTgctccatctctccatctctgTCATCGCATACACAATGGTCGCACCTAACGGAAACGGACAGCACCAGCGCGTGCTCCGCGCGGGGGTTTGGGCACCGATCCCGGCGTTTATGAACGACAAcgaggagcttggtgaGTTTGTCTGCGTCTGGACGGAGTTGTTCTGGACGGGAAAAGAGTGGAGAGGTAAAGAGGGGAGACGCGGGGGAGAGTTGATGAGTGCACAAGGGATGAGTTGTGGTGGTCGTGGATTCGACATCCGTCGTCTTTCTCGGCGCCAACCCCGGACCGTGgcctctctccctctccccaccctcccttCACCCCcgtccctccctcctccccccacccaccgctaaccccagacaTCCCCACCTTCCAGTcccacgtcgtcgcgctcgcgcaggtcgGCATGCAGCCTGTCGTTAACGGGAGCATGGGCGAGGCGCACCACCTCACTGCTGAGGAGCGGACGACCCTCATccgcgcggcgcgtgaGGCGCTCGATGCCGCGGGGCTGCATGACACTGTCATTATTGGTGGGACGTGAGTTGATTTCAGGCGTGAGATGGTGTGGGTGGTATGGGTGCCGACCCCGCTCGCTCTCGTAGGGATTCAGACCTCTGCGACTAGTTCGTATGTCCACCGAACACCTTGAGAGGGCGGCAAATGCTGCTCCAATCCCATCCTCCCAGAACATGCGCTAacagcagcggcggcaaCTCGACCCGCGCGACCATCGCCCTCTGCAAgtcggccgccgacgccggtgccgacgtcgccatTGTTATCCCCCCTGGATACTTTGCTGGCGCCCTCTCCAAGGCTGCCATCAAGCAGTTcttcgccgacgtcgcTACGGCCTCTCCCATCCCTGTCATGATCTACAACTACCCCGGCGCAGCTGGCGGTCTCGACATTGACAGCGACACTGTGGTCGAGATTGCGCGCGAGAACCCCAACATCTGTGGTGTCAAGCTCACCTGCGGTGCGGTCGGCAAGCTCACCCGCATCGCTGGCGGCACTCAGCCCTCTGCCCTATCCAAATTCCCCCGTgctgccgccgtcgccccCGAGTTCGTCACCCTCGGTGGCTTTGccgacttcctcctccccactGTCGGCGCTGGGCGTGCCCACGGCGCAATCATGGGCTTGGCCAACATCTACCCCCGGTCCATTGTCAAGCTGATGaccctcgccctcaaggagcagaaggacgagatcaccaaggaggagaagcaggAGGCTCTTCACCTGCAGGACCTCTGTGCTGGGGCCGACGCGGCGTTCGCTCGCGCCGGCATCGCCGGTACCAAGTGGTGGCTCAAGCAGCACTCTGGGGTTCcgtgcgcgcgcgtccgccgccccatcctcgagacgagtgaggaggccggcaaggcgctcaaggccgacgcAGCGATCCAGGCGTTCtgggaggtcgagcaggcgcTCGCAAAGTAATGCGGATTTGTAATGATACGGCATATGCAGTTGGTTTCTTGGGGGCTACAGGTCGTGGTCGTGCTGTCCATCACCGACGTAAGATCCTAGGAGTAGTGAGGTTTGAAATAATTCAGCCGCGTTGTTAAGTGCCCGCCACAGCGCCACATGCGTGACATGGGATATGGCGGAACAGAGGAGTCTTGACTTGGCGATCAGATCAGGATAGGTCTCGGCCCAAGGAACAAAGGAACCAAGGAACAAATGAACCAAGCGACGAGAGGCACCTGCAAGTTTGATTTGTAAGCCACGGTGGATCTTGAGCATCTTCAGGACAAGTGGGCAACGTTTGTCGAGATCTGATGTAAGAACTAGCTAGTTGGTTGTGGTGTATCTGAGTGTATCTGACTGCTATATTGATCCTAACCCATGTAGTAACGCCCCAAGCCTCTCTCTGTGTTGCACTTGCGATCGAACTGTCAATGGGGTGCCTGAACTGGGACTGTTGCGGGATTTCAATTTCGGATATATGAGACTAATGTGAGACTAATGTGAGACTAATGTGAGACTAATGTGACGCCTTGGCCTTTAGAGTGATGTGTCAGGTGTCAATGAAGGGTGactgacctccaccttcctccccactTGCCCTATCCATGGTACCCGATGGGCGACGGGGCGACGGGCTCGCAATCACTCTATTACTCAAAGATCCCATCACACACTCCCCATCGTTACCTTTCAAACAATCATCTACCACTAATACTACTACTACTCGTCATCACACTCgttcccttcctccttcttgcATCTCCTTGACGATATCCACTTGACACACTCTGTCCGAgactcttcctccccccaaccttcctcaaACGTTACCCCACACTCCCTCACCGTCACTtgcagcgcctcgcgcctcctcctccctcacAAATGTCCACATAGGAAACAACAccatggtcgacgagcgggCTGCGATAGCTATTACAGGGACAcccgccgtcgccaccgAGGTGCTCGATCCGATACCCGTCAATTCACCCATTCTCCCACCCGTCACAATGCCGCCGCAACCCGCCCCATCTCCTTGGtcctcgcccatctcgGTCGTGCCACTCAACGGGAACGGCTCTGCAGACTCCGCAGGACTGAACGGAAATGGTGCCGGAGGTGGCCACGCACGGACAGGGGCCCAGGAGTTGGACGTCCCTCAACCCTCGGAGAGGACCAAGCGCTTCACGCCTGTACGCGCCCTCCACGTCGGGACGCTGTCAGTCCCTAAAGGAGTCATTGTCACCGACGCTTCTTCTCCCCCCCTTTCTGAATCGCCGCGACTTGGACCTTCTGAACGATTTGAGGGCGTAGCTTCGCCCGCCGGTCAGAGTTCGCTTGCTCCACTTTCGCCTAGCCGACTTGgtccgcctgcgccgcgcatCGCGAGACGAATGTCAAACATTGATCGTCGAGTCCGTTCGGAagcgcttcctcctcagAAGCGACACATGTCGATCGCCAGCACCCGCCGCCCCTCCATCCTCACAGGTGGGTATGAGAGCAGCACGGACGGCGACTCAAAGAGCGAAGCAAAGGAGGGCCTGGAACCAGGCGGCGCAATGCCTAGTCCGAGGCACTTGCGAGGCTCTGCGCTGCTCAACCATCACTCGGCTCATTTGACAGCACCTGCAagagggcgacgtcgcgcaCAGTCCCTCCTGGTTTCGCCACGCCCTCACGAATCCTGGTCACCCTCTACTCCCCCGGCCTCTTCTCGCCGCACTTCCCGTTTCATCCGGCCCATCGTCGCCGGTTCACCCCTTCGCTCTCCTGCCGGTGGTCGAACCCCGACAGACTCAATGTCGCGTGCTCCCAGCGAAGCCATGTTGTTCTCACAAATACCTTCACGCATCTCTCGCAGCTTCAGTGGTGGAGGGCGTTCGCGGGAGCCGAgcggaggagcaggagagAACGACCGGGAAGGAGAGGATCAGCGGAAAATGGAACAACAGCAACGGGGCAACTCACTCGTCACAAAGTGGGGACACGGGCCACAACCCCCCATCGTCCTGTCTGCCGACCAGATTGAGAACTTGCT from Cutaneotrichosporon cavernicola HIS019 DNA, chromosome: 2 harbors:
- the PRP46 gene encoding uncharacterized protein (WD domain, G-beta repeat), which translates into the protein MTDTAQPEAGPSSLGALPPLSDLVKRGAKRTRLVYGPYNLDDGLERAAKAKLATKLATEYRDVQTLPAVLAGAGAGPKQPAQPANPATAGPGVKLIAGPEAPEASSVDAGAGAAGGQGAPRSLVKFRHQQGFGAEGGAASSRLSQALMRKKEAREVKPVYHPQWKLSKVISGHMGWVRAVAVDPGNKWFATGAGDRVIKIWDLASGELKLSLTGHISTIRGLAVSDRHPYLFSCGEDKMVKCWDLETNKVIRHYHGHFSGVYTLDVHPTLDILATGGRDASVRVWDMRSRANIFTLTGHKSTVASLKCQASDPQIISGSMDSTVRLWDLAAGKSMTTLTHHKKAVRAVTLHPSEYSFATGSSGSSNIKKWKCPEGSFVHNFTGHDAIINTLAVNDEGVLFSGGDNGTLTMWDYATGLPFQHLQDIPQPGSLDAEAGVFCSAFDQTGTRLITGGADKTIKIYSELA
- a CDS encoding uncharacterized protein (Dihydrodipicolinate synthetase family), giving the protein MVAPNGNGQHQRVLRAGVWAPIPAFMNDNEELDIPTFQSHVVALAQVGMQPVVNGSMGEAHHLTAEERTTLIRAAREALDAAGLHDTVIIGGTGGNSTRATIALCKSAADAGADVAIVIPPGYFAGALSKAAIKQFFADVATASPIPVMIYNYPGAAGGLDIDSDTVVEIARENPNICGVKLTCGAVGKLTRIAGGTQPSALSKFPRAAAVAPEFVTLGGFADFLLPTVGAGRAHGAIMGLANIYPRSIVKLMTLALKEQKDEITKEEKQEALHLQDLCAGADAAFARAGIAGTKWWLKQHSGVPCARVRRPILETSEEAGKALKADAAIQAFWEVEQALAK